The Neisseria animaloris genome segment AATCCTCTAAATCATCCTTTAGGATATTTGGAGGATTTTTTTATCAATATGGTTACTTTCGCAAATCAAGTTATCAACTATTAAAAAGTAGATATGTAATTAACTTCGGGAAAAGTGCGATATGGTAATTTTGCAAATGGAATAATCTTAATTATGCGATTATACTATGATTAAAATTGAAATAAGTAATCAACTAATAATCATGGTTAATAAGATTTTTTTCTGAATTAGGATATTAAGGCATAATTATACGGCTGTAGCATCTTATTTTTGTGCAATGGGAATAATGAAATTAATTACTTAGCTATTAATTTGGAGAGCGATGTGAATAGTAAGTAACTTGAATAGCTATTTTAAATGTCATTTGGGAATATTGAAATAAAAACATTAGCAATCTTGCATGCGGTAGTAGCCAGCTATGATGGGATTGTTTTATAAAGGTTTCAGACTGTCTTGAAAAAGAGCCGATTGTCAGATTTTTCCCGAAAAAAAACGTAGAGTGGTTATAAAGTTGCATTTTCTGGTTTAATATTTACATAAATTAGCAAATTTGCTTGGCAGAGTAGGCGGTTAGAATATATCATGTTGTCTATATAGTGTAAGGCAGCCAAACTGCGAATTTGAACAGGGGATAAAATTTGAAAAATAATCATAGAATCAAACTGATTGCTGCGTCAGTGGCTTTGATAACGTCATTTTCTGCTGTTGCAGGGTTAGGCGGTTTGAATGTGCAATCGAATCTTGGCGAACCGTTTGTCGGTACGGTAACGGTAACAGGAGAAGAGGCCAGGATTTTATTGAACGGGGGAGCAGCTTCCCTCTCAGATGGTAGCTTACGTACCAGTGTTAGAAAATCTGGCGACAATGCCATCATCAACATCCGTTCTAATAGCCCTGTACAAGATCCGGTATTGGTATTTCAAATCAATGTCGGTACTCAGTCGCGTCAATATACAGCTATTATAGATCCCCCTGATTATTCTCTGGAAAATACACAGCGTATTTCTGTTGTTGAAGAACAGCAAAATGTCCGTGATCGTATTTTTTCGACAGTGCCTGATACAGAAAAATCTGAGCTTATTTCTGAAACAGGAAGATTCAAAACGAAAAAATTTCAGGAGCAAAAACAATCTAAGCAAACACAACAAAAAACTGATTCTGTTGATAAAACCAATACCGATAAGGGATTGGAAGCTGTAGCGTCAAATGAAAAAACAGTAGCAGATAGCAGATCTGAACCCCAATTGAAAGGCGAATATACAGTTCGCAGGGGCGAAACTCTTACTGCTATTGCCAGTAGAATTCGTCCGAGCGGTTTAACGGTAAGTCAAACAGTTCAAGCATTGGTCTTAGCTAACCCTGAATCATTTAAAAATCGAAATGCAAACCAGATTGTTGCAGGTGCTATTCTCAATATTCCTTCTGCGGCAGAATTAAGGCGGTTTGCAAAAGAGGGGGCTCAAGTTGCTATACAAGAGCCTGCAGCTACTCCTGGTGCAGCCTCTGCTCCTACATCCCAGGCCCCTGTTGAAAAGCCATCTATTTCTACGCCTACTGCATCTGCTCCGGCGGGAACCGGATTGGTTGAAATTCCAGTTTCGGCCTCAGAAGTTAAAGAAACAGAAGCTGCTAAGGTTGCACCTGTGCCAGCCTCAGAAGTAGAAGTTCCGGTAGCATCTGATTTGCCGGCATCTGTTGTTGAAGCTCCGAAGGCGGATACAGAAAGTGAAACAGAGTCCGGTGGTTGGTGGCGTTGGTTACTATTTGGCGGTTTGGGTTTAATTGCTTTATTGCTGTTATTGAAAAAAGCCGGCAAGAGAAAAGCTGTTGATGAAGAATATAGTGATGACATTCAGGAAGATGAGCGGTTATTTGATGAACAGCCATCAGATATATCGCAGATTCGTACACACCAGTCCGTAGTATATCCGAGTCATACTGAGCCTTTGGGTCGTGAAAAAGCAGCTGCAAGTTTGGCAGCGGCCCGAGCAGGGTTGATGCCCAAGAAAGGTAGCGCAGGGACTGATGAATTAAGCGTAGAAGATGATTTCGACGATGAAATTTTCTTTACTGAAGCAAAAGATGTACCCGTTGAAGAGACTGAAGAGAATATCAATTTAGATTTAGGTTCAATTGATCGCCAACAAGGGGGAATTGTATCCGGTGCGTTGACTCAAGATGAAGAAACCGAGCAACGTAAATATGCTGACTGGGACAAAATTGAGTCCACAGAAAGTGTATATGAACCTGAACCTGAAAATACATATCAGCATGTTGCTGTGGAACTGCAGGCTGTTAAAG includes the following:
- a CDS encoding FimV/HubP family polar landmark protein, encoding MKNNHRIKLIAASVALITSFSAVAGLGGLNVQSNLGEPFVGTVTVTGEEARILLNGGAASLSDGSLRTSVRKSGDNAIINIRSNSPVQDPVLVFQINVGTQSRQYTAIIDPPDYSLENTQRISVVEEQQNVRDRIFSTVPDTEKSELISETGRFKTKKFQEQKQSKQTQQKTDSVDKTNTDKGLEAVASNEKTVADSRSEPQLKGEYTVRRGETLTAIASRIRPSGLTVSQTVQALVLANPESFKNRNANQIVAGAILNIPSAAELRRFAKEGAQVAIQEPAATPGAASAPTSQAPVEKPSISTPTASAPAGTGLVEIPVSASEVKETEAAKVAPVPASEVEVPVASDLPASVVEAPKADTESETESGGWWRWLLFGGLGLIALLLLLKKAGKRKAVDEEYSDDIQEDERLFDEQPSDISQIRTHQSVVYPSHTEPLGREKAAASLAAARAGLMPKKGSAGTDELSVEDDFDDEIFFTEAKDVPVEETEENINLDLGSIDRQQGGIVSGALTQDEETEQRKYADWDKIESTESVYEPEPENTYQHVAVELQAVKEEVPEQVDNIIDIEVDSFENEGTVEKIQQEEIGHIELDVHPQEVQARVDQLQVETVEVNDVSEEKHVISSAVESQDIRVDEQEEVQSLSNLEPLEFTASTKGDEVSTVKDKLHVPTEAERAEEFPVAADAEESPTDQQTTVGDSVVTSSDSEWFDVKMQDDGIAFQDSENFANAEVIANADDSETIEWESSISVTDEDTRAGSGFISESVGMTAPLEAKYELAQMYMEIGDPEAARETLLELLEESSGDILARAKTMLEELDN